In Limibacter armeniacum, a single window of DNA contains:
- a CDS encoding DMT family transporter: protein MNWIILIIAGLFEVAFAFCLGKAKEATGNEMYVWYTGFLITITISMGLLIKATQNLPLGTAYAVWTGVGAVGTVIVGIIVFKEPATFLRLLFMATLVGSIVGLKVVSH, encoded by the coding sequence ATGAATTGGATTATTTTAATTATCGCAGGTTTATTTGAAGTAGCTTTTGCTTTCTGTTTAGGAAAAGCAAAAGAAGCTACAGGAAATGAGATGTATGTATGGTATACAGGTTTTCTTATTACCATCACTATTAGTATGGGACTATTAATTAAGGCAACTCAAAACTTGCCACTTGGGACAGCTTATGCTGTTTGGACAGGAGTAGGAGCTGTAGGAACAGTCATAGTCGGCATAATTGTATTTAAAGAACCTGCCACTTTTCTGCGGTTACTTTTTATGGCAACCTTAGTTGGTTCAATTGTCGGCTTGAAAGTAGTATCGCACTAA
- a CDS encoding Crp/Fnr family transcriptional regulator: MTIDIILDNIYSLPEASKQTLRNHIVEVSFPRGHILLRADRVEKSIYFIRQGIVRAYAKTVDNDITFWFGKEGDTVISMKSYVSNQKGYEDIELLESCELYELKTNTLQKLFDEDIHIANWGRRLAEQELVKTEERLISRQFRTAKERYVELLNQNPYLIQRVQLGHIASYLGITPVSLSRIRAEIK, translated from the coding sequence ATGACAATAGATATAATTCTTGACAACATATATTCTCTTCCTGAAGCTTCAAAACAGACACTCAGAAACCACATTGTTGAAGTTAGTTTTCCACGAGGACATATTCTGTTACGGGCTGATAGGGTTGAAAAGTCCATTTACTTTATCAGGCAAGGAATAGTCCGGGCTTATGCCAAAACCGTTGATAATGACATTACTTTTTGGTTTGGAAAAGAGGGAGATACTGTGATTTCAATGAAAAGTTATGTTTCAAACCAAAAGGGATATGAAGATATTGAACTGTTGGAAAGTTGTGAACTTTATGAATTGAAAACGAATACACTACAAAAACTTTTTGACGAAGATATACATATCGCAAATTGGGGCAGAAGACTTGCGGAGCAGGAGCTTGTAAAAACAGAAGAACGACTTATTTCCCGCCAATTCAGAACAGCAAAAGAGCGATACGTAGAACTTTTGAACCAAAATCCCTACTTAATTCAGCGAGTTCAATTAGGGCACATCGCTTCCTACCTCGGCATCACTCCAGTAAGTCTAAGTAGAATTAGGGCAGAAATAAAGTGA
- a CDS encoding GNAT family N-acetyltransferase, with product MDITFRQIENKDIQIVLDMFKAAAEKINKMNVDHWQYWKNPPQEKIKWVEEGIQNNEFFFVDRKSGENLGMVRILNEDLLYWGEQKEKAKYVHSLVVKEEYNGLGIGTKVLQEIEYSAKYDGCKYLRLDADSKNIKLCSYYENLGFKKVGIKELPLSTCNLYEKSL from the coding sequence ATGGACATTACATTTAGACAAATTGAAAATAAAGACATACAGATAGTCTTAGACATGTTTAAAGCAGCTGCTGAAAAAATCAATAAGATGAATGTTGACCATTGGCAGTATTGGAAAAATCCGCCACAGGAAAAGATAAAGTGGGTTGAAGAAGGTATTCAAAATAATGAATTCTTTTTTGTTGATAGAAAAAGTGGAGAAAACTTAGGTATGGTAAGAATACTGAATGAAGACTTATTGTATTGGGGTGAACAAAAAGAAAAGGCAAAGTATGTGCATTCTTTAGTTGTGAAAGAGGAGTATAATGGACTCGGGATTGGTACTAAAGTACTTCAAGAAATTGAATATAGTGCAAAATATGACGGTTGTAAATATCTAAGGTTGGATGCTGATTCTAAAAACATAAAACTCTGTAGTTATTATGAGAATTTAGGTTTTAAAAAGGTTGGTATCAAAGAGTTGCCATTATCTACTTGTAACCTATATGAAAAAAGCTTGTAG
- a CDS encoding transposase family protein translates to MKPKSISARRLQSLTSLTKEELRELEGIFSYVYVEALQQYTMKGRPRRKPLKKLDDYRNSSLQGIETKLFFILYSLKENPTQESLGLYFNISQSKVSEWLYFLETAYYKH, encoded by the coding sequence GTGAAACCTAAATCCATAAGTGCCCGTCGCCTACAGAGTTTAACGTCCTTGACCAAGGAAGAGTTGAGAGAATTGGAAGGAATTTTCTCATATGTTTATGTTGAAGCCTTACAGCAGTATACCATGAAAGGGAGGCCTCGCAGGAAGCCTTTGAAGAAGCTGGATGATTACCGTAACAGCAGTCTCCAAGGGATAGAGACTAAACTCTTTTTTATTCTATATAGCTTGAAGGAGAATCCCACGCAAGAATCACTAGGATTGTATTTCAATATCAGTCAAAGTAAGGTAAGTGAATGGCTATATTTCCTGGAAACTGCTTACTACAAACATTAA
- a CDS encoding HARBI1 family protein codes for MAIFPGNCLLQTLNYVGELPANVMEEFRKKLKPYWSEVFLVDGVERLIQRPKDSEKQKMNYSGKKKRHTTKNLVITDKEGKQVLYLSETVAGSIHDKKLFDQQQFAFPKKGIKLLGDLAFKGIDLDNVTFIVPIKKHKGIELPDFMKEANRKLASIRVRVEHAICGIKRLRILKDIFRLRREGALDRVMKIGAGLHNFRSRRRRLVNT; via the coding sequence ATGGCTATATTTCCTGGAAACTGCTTACTACAAACATTAAATTATGTAGGAGAGCTACCTGCCAATGTAATGGAAGAGTTTCGAAAAAAACTTAAGCCTTACTGGAGTGAAGTATTCTTAGTGGATGGAGTAGAACGCCTCATACAGCGTCCAAAGGACTCGGAAAAGCAAAAGATGAACTACAGTGGAAAGAAGAAGAGACATACTACCAAGAACCTTGTCATCACCGACAAAGAGGGTAAGCAAGTGCTCTATCTTTCTGAGACTGTAGCAGGTAGTATTCATGATAAAAAGCTTTTTGATCAACAACAGTTTGCCTTTCCTAAAAAAGGTATCAAGCTACTGGGGGACTTAGCCTTCAAGGGCATTGATCTTGATAATGTTACATTCATTGTGCCTATCAAAAAACACAAAGGGATTGAGCTACCTGATTTTATGAAAGAGGCGAATAGAAAGCTGGCAAGTATAAGGGTTCGTGTTGAGCATGCTATCTGCGGGATTAAAAGGCTCAGAATCCTCAAGGATATTTTCAGGCTAAGAAGAGAAGGGGCATTAGATAGAGTGATGAAAATTGGAGCGGGTTTACATAACTTCAGATCTCGAAGGAGAAGACTTGTTAATACATAG
- a CDS encoding beta/gamma crystallin-related protein, which produces MGVTVFKHTNFKGSKKVLDKGEYPTIGIGNDVMSSLKIAPGYFVHLYKDSGFRGSHIVLFQGDYASLPGWNDKVSSMKIFEHDAKLFPLVSFYEHSQYQGFEQNLAGTGESTDYNFPFFKNDSISSLKVPHGVNVVLYKDSRLRGSSREFGPGEYPNLKVYGFNDVVSSVKILRPELELVGIEYTNEEVLPNGNPIGISDSTVNGTDIEQETSLTLEKELTKSTTRSWSNSTLVGITVSTTATVGIEKGPISAEISQTISTTLENTFTIGEEETKSETSKFTKTITITIPPRSVGEAQIILTPKKYKVDAIYAFVIKGTKDKIYQKVTIEIDDFQQGEAEIYARPIS; this is translated from the coding sequence ATGGGAGTTACAGTTTTTAAACACACAAACTTCAAGGGATCAAAAAAGGTACTCGATAAAGGGGAGTACCCAACCATTGGCATCGGGAATGATGTTATGAGTTCTCTAAAAATTGCACCTGGTTACTTTGTTCATCTTTATAAAGATTCAGGCTTTAGAGGAAGTCATATAGTACTTTTTCAGGGTGACTATGCATCACTCCCTGGGTGGAACGACAAGGTTAGTTCCATGAAAATATTTGAACATGATGCTAAACTTTTCCCTCTTGTGAGCTTCTATGAGCATAGCCAATATCAAGGTTTTGAACAAAACCTGGCAGGAACGGGTGAAAGTACGGACTACAATTTCCCTTTCTTCAAAAATGATAGTATTTCATCATTGAAAGTGCCCCATGGTGTGAATGTCGTCCTTTACAAGGACAGTAGACTAAGGGGAAGCTCTAGAGAATTCGGGCCTGGTGAATACCCAAACTTGAAAGTATATGGATTCAATGATGTGGTTTCCAGCGTGAAAATATTGCGTCCAGAATTGGAATTAGTTGGGATCGAGTATACAAACGAGGAAGTATTGCCCAATGGTAATCCAATAGGAATATCTGACTCTACGGTAAATGGGACCGACATCGAACAGGAGACATCCTTGACACTTGAAAAGGAACTGACCAAATCCACGACCAGATCATGGAGTAATTCCACACTAGTTGGGATTACAGTGAGTACAACTGCAACAGTAGGTATAGAAAAAGGACCCATTTCAGCAGAAATTTCGCAGACCATCAGTACAACACTGGAAAATACCTTTACCATTGGGGAAGAGGAGACCAAGAGTGAAACAAGTAAATTCACAAAAACGATTACCATCACTATTCCACCTCGTTCAGTGGGAGAAGCTCAGATTATTCTAACCCCTAAAAAGTACAAGGTAGATGCCATATATGCCTTTGTCATTAAGGGAACCAAAGACAAAATTTACCAAAAGGTCACAATTGAAATAGATGATTTCCAACAGGGTGAGGCTGAGATATACGCAAGACCGATCTCTTAA